Proteins encoded by one window of Rhodobacteraceae bacterium IMCC1335:
- the putA gene encoding bifunctional proline dehydrogenase/L-glutamate gamma-semialdehyde dehydrogenase PutA — protein sequence MQNLRAKIRAASFIRDEEALKDLLPLASCQTDRTKIARHATEMVTQLRKSAHPSVMELFLMEYGLSSEEGVALMCLAEALLRVPDGTTIDALIEDKIAPSQWRKHLGKSPSKLINASSWALFFTGKVLMVPEQGIVGLLRGAIKRLGEPVIRQAVAHLMREMGQQFVLGETIQDALKRARKASASTFYHSYDMLGEAAMHEQDAKAYHMAYADAIAQIAKAATSSDPRLNPGISIKLSALHPNYDPLHRQQVLSELAPRLLSLAVLAKSANIGMNIDAEEAARLDLSLDVIERVLSNPSLAGWDGFGVVVQAYGKRAAFVIDWLYELSKHLNRRIMIRLVKGAYWDSEIKLAQAEGLPGFPVYSAKHHTDISYICCAAKLLAMSDRIYPQFATHNAHTIAAILHLAQKKQMTDFEFQRLHGMGEALHHQVSKAFGTPCRVYAPVGQHRDLLAYLVRRLLENGANSSFVNQIFDATVASRLVAADPFDKLGMPGPALKHPKDLFAPERQNSAGYDLANPDILERLQTARTMPRRWSFGQEGAIQQVYNPATGKSLGQVRFLSPEQAQEKIDAAQPWGATSNERANVLRGIAELFEKHAEEFFALLTQEAGKTLPDCIGELREAVDFLRYYACQAEALSDAEAGVFSCISPWNFPLAIFTGQIAAALAAGNAVLAKPAENTSMIAYLATQLMYEAGVPAAAFHLIAGDGPSLGARLCSSDKITGVCFTGSTKTAQTINRLMAQHLPPHIPLIAETGGLNAMIVDSTALLEQAVRDVIISAFQSAGQRCSALRMLYVQQDIAEDFQDMLFGAMRALCIGDPAEAACDIGPVIDQASQEKITRYIQERHVLFATIAPETGCFVAPTVLSVTGIQDLPEEIFGPVLHFASFDIKDLDRVIRDINGCGFGLTFGFHSRIDERVQRVISQIDVGNLYINRNQIGAVVGSQPFGGHGLSGTGPKAGGPRYVPRFAKQTLLKSIPTKPPKMNAAQLARTFQHQEQTAFSGSKPINLPGPTGELNQYHLTPRQRVLCLGPGAEQLAKRALALGCCAIAADISSQDLSAVPQLDAVVYSGPDGHHIRKALITRDGAIVPILMDETFEIWLMKERSVCIDTTAAGGNTALLAS from the coding sequence ATGCAAAACCTAAGAGCCAAAATCCGCGCGGCAAGTTTCATCAGGGATGAAGAGGCGTTAAAAGATCTGCTGCCGCTTGCGTCCTGCCAAACCGATCGCACCAAAATCGCAAGGCATGCGACGGAGATGGTCACCCAATTACGAAAAAGCGCCCATCCGTCGGTCATGGAATTATTTTTGATGGAATATGGCCTATCATCTGAAGAGGGGGTGGCCTTGATGTGCTTGGCAGAGGCACTTCTTCGCGTGCCTGATGGCACAACCATCGACGCGTTAATCGAAGATAAAATTGCGCCCTCACAATGGCGCAAACATTTGGGGAAAAGCCCGTCAAAACTCATCAATGCTTCATCTTGGGCTTTGTTTTTCACAGGAAAAGTTTTGATGGTCCCGGAACAGGGTATCGTAGGCTTGTTACGCGGGGCGATAAAGCGCTTAGGCGAACCTGTCATCCGGCAGGCAGTGGCCCATCTTATGCGCGAAATGGGGCAACAATTTGTACTTGGAGAAACGATCCAAGACGCGCTCAAACGCGCCCGCAAAGCCAGCGCCAGCACGTTTTATCACAGTTATGATATGTTGGGCGAGGCTGCGATGCATGAGCAGGATGCGAAAGCCTATCATATGGCCTATGCGGATGCGATTGCGCAAATCGCCAAAGCCGCAACCAGCTCAGACCCACGTTTAAACCCCGGTATTTCCATCAAGTTATCCGCCCTTCACCCCAATTATGACCCGCTTCACCGCCAGCAAGTTTTATCCGAATTGGCCCCGCGCCTGCTATCTTTAGCCGTCTTGGCAAAATCGGCAAATATTGGCATGAATATCGATGCAGAAGAGGCCGCTAGGCTGGATCTATCCTTAGACGTGATTGAACGCGTTTTATCAAATCCAAGTTTGGCCGGTTGGGATGGGTTTGGCGTGGTGGTGCAAGCCTATGGAAAGCGCGCCGCCTTTGTTATTGATTGGCTCTATGAACTCTCCAAGCATCTCAATCGACGCATCATGATACGGCTTGTCAAAGGCGCCTATTGGGATAGCGAGATAAAGCTGGCGCAAGCAGAGGGGCTTCCCGGATTTCCCGTTTACAGCGCCAAGCATCACACTGATATAAGTTATATTTGTTGCGCCGCTAAACTGCTCGCTATGTCAGACCGGATCTATCCACAATTTGCCACGCATAATGCGCATACGATCGCTGCGATTTTGCATCTGGCTCAGAAAAAGCAGATGACAGATTTTGAATTTCAACGCTTGCATGGCATGGGAGAAGCCTTGCATCATCAAGTTTCAAAGGCATTTGGTACGCCCTGTCGGGTCTATGCACCTGTCGGGCAACACCGTGATCTTCTGGCCTATCTGGTACGTAGATTGCTTGAAAACGGGGCGAATTCGTCTTTCGTAAATCAAATTTTTGATGCCACTGTTGCATCCAGATTGGTGGCGGCGGATCCGTTTGATAAATTAGGCATGCCCGGCCCTGCCCTGAAACACCCCAAAGATCTCTTTGCCCCAGAGAGACAAAACTCAGCCGGTTATGATCTGGCCAACCCAGACATTCTGGAAAGATTACAAACCGCCAGAACCATGCCAAGAAGATGGTCCTTCGGCCAAGAAGGCGCTATCCAGCAGGTGTATAATCCGGCCACCGGCAAAAGCCTTGGGCAAGTGCGATTTTTATCGCCAGAGCAAGCTCAAGAAAAAATAGATGCTGCGCAGCCTTGGGGGGCAACATCAAACGAACGCGCCAATGTTTTGCGCGGGATCGCTGAACTGTTCGAAAAACATGCAGAAGAGTTTTTTGCTCTTTTAACGCAGGAAGCGGGCAAAACCCTGCCCGACTGCATTGGAGAATTGCGCGAGGCAGTTGACTTTCTGCGCTATTATGCGTGCCAGGCAGAGGCGCTTTCCGATGCAGAGGCCGGCGTTTTCAGCTGCATCAGCCCATGGAATTTTCCATTGGCAATTTTCACCGGGCAGATTGCAGCAGCGTTGGCAGCCGGTAATGCAGTATTGGCGAAACCCGCAGAAAACACCAGTATGATTGCATATTTGGCCACTCAATTGATGTATGAGGCTGGCGTTCCAGCTGCGGCGTTCCACCTAATCGCGGGCGATGGCCCAAGCTTGGGTGCCCGCTTATGCAGTTCGGATAAAATAACAGGTGTTTGTTTCACCGGCTCAACCAAAACCGCTCAAACAATCAATCGCCTTATGGCGCAGCACCTGCCCCCCCATATTCCACTAATTGCGGAAACCGGTGGTTTAAATGCAATGATCGTCGACAGTACGGCGCTGCTTGAACAAGCTGTAAGGGATGTGATCATCAGCGCGTTTCAATCGGCTGGCCAGCGCTGCTCTGCCTTGCGCATGCTTTACGTGCAACAGGATATAGCCGAGGATTTTCAAGATATGTTGTTCGGAGCAATGCGCGCGCTTTGCATTGGGGACCCGGCAGAGGCCGCCTGTGATATTGGCCCGGTTATAGATCAAGCCTCTCAAGAAAAGATCACCCGATATATTCAAGAGCGCCACGTTTTGTTCGCCACAATCGCCCCTGAAACTGGATGTTTTGTCGCGCCAACCGTTTTATCTGTTACCGGAATTCAAGATCTTCCAGAAGAGATATTCGGCCCAGTTTTGCATTTTGCAAGCTTTGACATAAAGGATTTAGACCGTGTGATACGCGATATTAACGGCTGTGGTTTTGGGCTTACCTTCGGATTTCACAGCCGCATTGATGAACGCGTGCAACGCGTCATCTCTCAGATCGATGTTGGAAATCTTTATATCAACCGCAATCAGATCGGCGCGGTTGTCGGCTCTCAACCTTTTGGGGGGCACGGATTAAGCGGCACTGGCCCCAAAGCGGGTGGCCCCCGTTATGTGCCGCGATTTGCAAAACAAACGCTTTTGAAATCGATTCCAACCAAACCACCTAAAATGAACGCAGCACAACTTGCGCGCACCTTTCAACACCAAGAGCAAACCGCTTTTTCAGGGTCAAAGCCCATAAACCTGCCGGGGCCCACCGGCGAATTAAATCAATACCACCTTACACCTCGGCAGCGGGTGCTTTGTTTGGGACCAGGCGCCGAGCAGCTGGCCAAGCGCGCCTTGGCCTTGGGCTGCTGCGCGATTGCAGCGGATATAAGTTCACAGGATCTAAGCGCAGTGCCACAATTAGATGCGGTGGTCTATTCGGGCCCAGATGGGCATCATATCCGCAAAGCTTTAATCACCAGAGACGGAGCAATCGTACCCATTTTGATGGATGAAACCTTTGAGATCTGGCTGATGAAAGAGCGTTCGGTTTGCATTGACACTACAGCTGCAGGAGGAAATACAGCTTTATTGGCAAGCTAG
- the rocF gene encoding arginase, whose amino-acid sequence MSKHFTILGLPVEAGSGRSGCLMGPDSLRTAGLCEVISDLGGALNDLGNMVQPSSIVPTAGPAHLRKLPEIVAWTQHIQALAFDLASQDSFPIFLGGDHSMAAGTLSGIAQAAAHADQPQFVLWLDAHPDLNTLSSSLSGNLHGTPMAYALGLHGFVDIFPPLMAPIDPANICMMGLRSVDDAEHNVINELGLDVYDMQRLKALGVVKPIAGFLDRVAAAKGRLHISLDIDFLDPEIAPAVGTTVPGGASGREAHLIMDMICESGLATSLELSELNPYLDVEDKTAALLCDLAGSLLGQKTLKRHKKGE is encoded by the coding sequence ATGTCTAAACATTTCACAATTTTAGGCTTGCCGGTTGAGGCGGGAAGCGGCCGTAGCGGATGTTTAATGGGCCCGGATTCTCTTCGAACCGCAGGGCTTTGCGAGGTTATCAGCGACCTCGGAGGAGCGTTAAACGATTTGGGCAACATGGTGCAGCCCTCTTCCATCGTGCCAACGGCAGGGCCTGCACATCTGAGGAAACTTCCCGAGATAGTGGCTTGGACGCAGCATATACAAGCCCTAGCTTTTGATCTTGCCTCCCAGGATAGCTTTCCAATTTTTTTGGGTGGCGATCATTCGATGGCGGCCGGCACGCTTAGCGGGATCGCGCAAGCTGCCGCGCACGCGGACCAACCCCAATTTGTTCTTTGGTTGGATGCCCATCCTGATTTAAACACATTGTCGAGCAGTCTCAGCGGTAACCTTCACGGCACGCCAATGGCCTATGCATTGGGCTTGCACGGTTTCGTAGATATATTTCCACCGCTTATGGCGCCAATTGACCCTGCCAATATCTGTATGATGGGGCTTAGATCGGTGGATGACGCCGAGCATAATGTTATCAATGAATTGGGTTTAGACGTGTATGATATGCAGCGCCTAAAAGCGCTTGGCGTTGTAAAACCCATTGCGGGTTTCCTCGACCGGGTCGCCGCGGCCAAGGGCCGGTTGCATATAAGCCTCGATATTGACTTCTTGGATCCAGAAATCGCGCCAGCTGTTGGAACGACCGTTCCAGGTGGAGCCAGCGGCAGAGAGGCGCATCTGATCATGGATATGATCTGTGAGAGCGGTCTGGCCACCTCGCTCGAGCTATCCGAGCTGAACCCGTACTTGGATGTTGAAGACAAAACAGCCGCGTTGCTCTGCGATCTCGCAGGTTCTCTTTTGGGTCAAAAAACCTTGAAACGCCACAAAAAGGGTGAATGA
- a CDS encoding AsnC family transcriptional regulator produces MMSIDEVDRKLLARLKIDGRASVTTLSGVLGLARGTVQSRLTRLIQTRVIKRFTVELNAPETHDLVRAIMMIEVRGNTANSVQKALQRMPEITSLHRTCGVWDLVVGIETINLVEFDGILARIRELAGVSNSETCPLLRQIG; encoded by the coding sequence ATGATGAGTATAGATGAAGTTGATAGAAAACTACTTGCTCGGTTAAAGATTGATGGGCGGGCCTCGGTAACCACATTATCGGGTGTATTGGGCTTAGCGCGTGGCACGGTGCAAAGCCGTTTAACGCGCCTGATTCAGACACGAGTGATTAAGCGCTTTACGGTGGAATTAAACGCACCAGAAACACATGATTTGGTGCGCGCGATTATGATGATTGAAGTGCGGGGGAATACGGCCAATTCGGTTCAAAAAGCCTTGCAGCGGATGCCCGAGATCACTTCGCTGCATCGTACCTGCGGGGTTTGGGATTTGGTGGTAGGGATCGAAACCATCAATCTGGTTGAGTTTGATGGTATATTGGCTCGTATTCGAGAGTTGGCGGGCGTTTCAAATTCCGAAACCTGTCCGTTGTTGCGCCAAATCGGTTAG
- a CDS encoding ATP-binding cassette domain-containing protein — MSFITAKNLTRRYDLSDPWIVRQLTFRPKRFLTAVDDVSFSVEKGTTYALVGESGSGKSTIAKMAVGLLAPSAGTITLDNHNLNDRNLSPQSQQSMRRRIQMVFQSPYASLNPRWRVGDILAEPIQSFDLIQGAKNQAKRVDELLEQVGLSPSDAKKYPHEFSGGQRQRISIARALSSQPEVIICDEPTSALDVSVQAQVLNLFKSLQKEFSLTYLFITHDLAVVSSVANRIGVLNKGALVEEASPKDLFTNPKQDYTRMLLNAAPKML; from the coding sequence ATGAGTTTCATAACCGCCAAAAATCTGACTCGCCGTTATGACCTATCAGATCCGTGGATTGTGCGGCAATTAACCTTTCGGCCCAAGCGGTTTCTTACCGCGGTGGATGATGTCAGTTTCAGCGTTGAGAAAGGCACCACCTACGCCTTGGTCGGAGAAAGCGGGTCCGGAAAATCAACGATTGCCAAAATGGCGGTGGGTCTGCTTGCCCCCTCGGCAGGAACCATCACCCTCGACAATCACAATTTAAACGATCGAAACTTAAGCCCACAAAGCCAACAATCGATGCGGCGACGCATTCAAATGGTGTTTCAATCCCCCTATGCCAGCCTAAATCCGCGTTGGCGCGTTGGTGATATTTTGGCAGAACCGATTCAAAGTTTTGATCTTATCCAAGGCGCAAAAAATCAAGCCAAACGCGTGGATGAACTTTTAGAGCAAGTCGGGCTTTCACCAAGCGACGCTAAAAAATATCCACATGAATTTTCCGGTGGGCAAAGACAACGTATTTCAATTGCCCGCGCCCTGTCCTCGCAACCTGAAGTTATTATCTGTGATGAGCCAACCTCTGCATTGGATGTTTCCGTTCAGGCGCAGGTTTTAAACCTTTTTAAATCGCTTCAAAAAGAATTTTCCCTCACTTATTTGTTTATCACGCATGATTTGGCGGTGGTGTCGAGCGTCGCAAACCGCATAGGCGTGTTGAACAAAGGTGCGCTGGTCGAAGAAGCAAGCCCAAAAGATTTATTCACAAATCCGAAACAAGATTATACCCGGATGCTGTTAAATGCCGCCCCAAAAATGCTTTAG
- a CDS encoding ATP-binding cassette domain-containing protein — protein sequence MTQPLLEVKNISVEFKTRGGALKAVDDLSIDVQPGEILGLVGESGAGKSMMGAAILGLIDPPGRLSKGEIWFKGRRIDQNPETLRGCEISMIFQDPLVSLNPLKKIGDQLVETILRHKQMSRAQAIDRARKGLIEVGIDPERLNAYPHTFSGGMRQRVVIALALAPEPSLIIADEPTTALDVSVQAQILELLKKLCRGRGTSIILITHDMGVISETADRVGVLYAGRLAEIGSTNQVLRSSQHPYTQGLVASTPKIDPSSFGQSLYQIPGSMPKLDAIPTGCAFHPRCTQGIEKCSQERPPMMKNTAACWLLEETRQGI from the coding sequence ATGACGCAGCCATTGCTTGAGGTCAAAAATATCAGCGTAGAATTCAAAACCCGGGGCGGTGCTTTAAAAGCAGTCGATGATTTGTCGATTGACGTGCAACCGGGTGAAATATTGGGGCTGGTGGGAGAATCTGGCGCTGGAAAATCAATGATGGGGGCGGCGATTTTAGGCTTGATCGATCCGCCGGGCCGCCTGTCAAAAGGCGAGATTTGGTTTAAGGGCCGACGGATTGATCAAAACCCCGAAACATTGCGCGGATGCGAAATTTCAATGATCTTCCAAGATCCATTGGTCAGCTTGAACCCGTTAAAGAAAATTGGCGATCAATTGGTTGAAACCATCTTGCGGCATAAACAGATGTCGCGGGCGCAGGCAATCGACAGGGCCCGCAAAGGCCTGATTGAAGTAGGGATCGACCCTGAACGGCTGAATGCCTATCCACATACGTTTTCAGGAGGCATGCGCCAACGCGTGGTAATCGCCCTTGCCCTTGCCCCAGAGCCATCTTTGATTATTGCAGATGAACCCACCACCGCTCTTGACGTCTCTGTTCAGGCGCAAATTTTGGAGCTGTTGAAGAAACTATGTCGCGGCCGCGGCACTTCGATTATTTTAATCACGCATGATATGGGCGTAATTTCAGAAACCGCCGATAGGGTTGGCGTGCTCTATGCGGGCCGCCTTGCTGAAATTGGCAGCACGAACCAAGTTTTAAGATCTTCACAACACCCTTATACGCAAGGTTTGGTGGCCTCAACACCCAAGATCGACCCTTCTTCATTTGGGCAAAGCCTCTATCAAATCCCTGGCTCCATGCCCAAATTGGACGCAATTCCAACAGGCTGCGCTTTTCATCCCCGCTGCACACAAGGCATCGAAAAATGTAGCCAGGAACGCCCACCGATGATGAAAAATACCGCGGCGTGCTGGCTGTTGGAAGAAACGAGACAAGGAATATGA
- a CDS encoding ABC transporter permease subunit: MKRFFASDFFYDFVRSPVALVSFLIVLFLILSAVFAGVIAPTNPFDAASLNLMNGFTPPMEPNLFTGDVFWMGTDDQGRDLFSAILYGLRISLFVGAMAVALATVMGVLLGLIAGYIGGWLDNLIMRFADIQMTFPSILIAMLIFGVARGILPPELRDEMAITVLIVSIGLSEWVPFARTVRGSTLVEKEKEYIAAARLIGLNRWQIMIRHILPNVLNPVLVIATITLALAIIAEATLSFLGVGAPRTEPSLGTLIRVGQDFLFSGEWWILLFPASTLLALALSVNLFGDWLRDKLNPRLK, encoded by the coding sequence ATGAAACGTTTCTTTGCTTCTGATTTTTTTTATGATTTCGTGCGCAGCCCTGTTGCACTGGTATCGTTTTTAATCGTTTTGTTTCTGATCCTCTCGGCTGTTTTCGCGGGTGTTATAGCACCAACCAATCCTTTCGACGCCGCCAGCCTAAACCTTATGAACGGGTTCACCCCACCGATGGAGCCAAATCTTTTCACCGGAGATGTGTTTTGGATGGGCACTGACGATCAAGGCCGCGATTTATTTTCTGCAATTCTCTACGGGCTGCGTATCTCGCTTTTCGTGGGGGCAATGGCTGTTGCCCTCGCCACCGTGATGGGCGTCTTGCTCGGCTTGATCGCCGGCTATATTGGGGGCTGGCTGGATAATTTGATCATGCGCTTTGCGGATATCCAAATGACTTTCCCCTCTATTTTAATTGCGATGCTCATCTTTGGGGTGGCGCGTGGAATTTTACCACCAGAATTGCGCGATGAGATGGCCATCACCGTATTGATCGTTTCTATTGGCCTGTCTGAATGGGTTCCATTTGCGCGCACAGTGCGCGGATCAACCCTGGTTGAAAAGGAAAAAGAATATATCGCAGCAGCACGTTTAATAGGCTTGAACCGGTGGCAAATCATGATCAGACATATTTTGCCCAACGTTTTGAACCCCGTTTTGGTGATTGCCACGATCACCTTGGCTTTGGCGATTATCGCCGAAGCCACGCTGTCCTTTTTAGGGGTTGGCGCGCCACGCACAGAGCCAAGCCTTGGCACACTGATCCGCGTTGGCCAAGATTTTCTATTTTCCGGCGAATGGTGGATTTTGTTGTTTCCTGCCAGCACGCTTTTGGCCTTGGCGCTTTCCGTCAACTTATTTGGCGATTGGCTACGCGACAAATTGAATCCGAGGTTAAAATAA
- a CDS encoding ABC transporter permease subunit, producing MVLILLRRLGQAVLVLFIVALISFLIFRYVGSPVDNLLAQEATVQQRADLEEALGLNDPVYVQYFGFVWKALHFDFGNSYRGALPVAELISSRLPATLELAFTSALLALILGVVTGIYTAIRRGGLFANVILSLSLIGVSLPTFLIGVLLIWVFAVELQWLPSFGRGEVVELGWWSTGFLTLSGLKSLILPSITLGLYQLTLIMRLTRSEMLEVLRQDYVRFARALGLSERSVYFKHALPNTLIPVTTIAGLQLGSIVAFAIITETVFQWPGVGLLFINAVYFVDIPVMSAYLLLVGVLFVLINLAVDLLYLAIDPRLRDSQLSGEA from the coding sequence ATGGTATTGATCTTACTCAGGCGTTTGGGCCAGGCGGTTCTGGTTTTATTTATCGTCGCACTGATTTCTTTTCTCATCTTTCGATATGTGGGCAGCCCCGTCGATAACCTGCTGGCGCAAGAAGCGACGGTTCAACAGCGGGCGGATTTAGAAGAAGCTTTGGGCCTGAACGATCCGGTTTATGTGCAATATTTCGGATTTGTCTGGAAGGCCTTGCATTTTGATTTTGGCAATTCTTATCGCGGCGCCCTGCCCGTTGCCGAATTAATTTCAAGCCGGTTACCGGCAACTTTGGAATTGGCTTTCACATCGGCGCTATTAGCTCTGATCTTGGGGGTGGTTACGGGTATTTATACTGCAATCCGGCGCGGAGGGCTGTTTGCAAATGTCATATTGTCTCTGTCGCTTATTGGCGTGTCACTGCCCACATTTTTAATCGGTGTGCTGTTGATATGGGTCTTTGCGGTTGAACTGCAATGGCTGCCCTCATTTGGACGCGGCGAGGTTGTCGAGCTTGGGTGGTGGTCAACCGGATTTCTGACCCTATCGGGGCTGAAATCACTGATCCTGCCCAGCATAACGCTTGGCCTTTACCAATTGACCTTAATCATGCGGCTGACCCGCTCGGAAATGCTGGAGGTTTTACGCCAAGATTATGTGCGGTTTGCCCGCGCGCTTGGGCTGTCTGAGCGCAGCGTTTATTTTAAGCACGCCCTGCCCAATACCTTGATCCCCGTAACCACGATTGCTGGGCTCCAGCTTGGCTCGATCGTAGCATTCGCCATCATCACGGAAACCGTGTTCCAATGGCCGGGCGTAGGGTTGTTATTCATTAACGCGGTTTATTTCGTGGATATCCCGGTGATGAGCGCATATTTACTGCTGGTCGGTGTGCTGTTCGTATTGATCAATCTGGCAGTAGATCTTTTATATCTCGCGATTGATCCGCGCTTGCGCGACTCTCAGCTGAGCGGAGAAGCTTAG
- a CDS encoding ABC transporter substrate-binding protein produces MMNKLLVTAAALALTAVSASAETIRWARAGDSITLDPHSQNEGPTHALAHQMYDPLLQRDMSGAIIPVLATEWAALPDNPNIWRFKLRQGVSYHDGAAFDSEDVVFSLNRAMADGSEMKELLSSVKEVRAVDSHTVDIETHGANPLLINNLTNMFIMDKGWAEANDVMTPHDVAKGETNFATMNTNGTGAFMLVSRSVDEKTVLTANPNYWGKDIYPNQVSELIYTPIQSAATRVAALLSGEVDIIQDVPVQDLGRVSATDGLSVGTAAQNRVIFFGLDTKEGPTSNLKVRQAMNIAINRDAIKQVVMRGQSDPTGVIMPPFVNGWTEALNAYPTYDIEAAKALMAEAGLADGFDITLNCPNDRYINDEAICQAAVGMMGQIGINVTLDAKPKAQHFPIAKGGEADFYMLGWGVPTFDSHYIFNYLVHTQTNDRGSWNPTGFSDADVDAMIASLESETDLAKRDATIASIWSKVQDAQMYLPIHNQVLNWGMKSNIEFAVQPEDQPHFQFLKMN; encoded by the coding sequence ATGATGAACAAACTCTTGGTAACAGCGGCGGCGCTGGCGCTAACAGCGGTGTCTGCTTCGGCAGAAACCATCCGCTGGGCGCGCGCAGGCGATTCAATCACCTTGGATCCACATTCACAGAATGAAGGCCCAACCCATGCGCTGGCGCATCAAATGTATGACCCGCTGCTGCAGCGTGATATGTCGGGTGCGATTATTCCTGTTTTGGCCACCGAATGGGCGGCTCTGCCGGATAATCCCAATATCTGGCGATTCAAATTGCGCCAGGGCGTCAGCTATCATGATGGCGCAGCCTTTGATTCTGAAGATGTGGTGTTTTCCTTAAACCGTGCAATGGCCGATGGTTCGGAAATGAAAGAATTGCTGTCATCGGTGAAAGAGGTGCGCGCAGTTGATTCTCATACGGTGGATATCGAAACCCATGGTGCAAACCCGCTACTTATCAACAATTTGACAAATATGTTCATCATGGACAAAGGCTGGGCCGAAGCCAATGATGTGATGACCCCGCATGACGTTGCGAAAGGCGAGACAAATTTTGCGACGATGAATACCAATGGCACTGGCGCCTTCATGCTGGTGAGCCGCTCAGTGGATGAAAAAACGGTTTTAACCGCCAATCCGAATTACTGGGGCAAAGATATTTACCCCAATCAGGTTTCTGAGCTTATTTATACGCCGATCCAATCCGCGGCAACGCGCGTTGCGGCTTTGCTATCTGGGGAAGTGGATATCATCCAAGATGTTCCAGTTCAGGATCTTGGACGGGTCAGCGCAACCGACGGGTTGAGCGTTGGAACCGCCGCGCAAAACCGCGTGATCTTTTTCGGTTTAGACACGAAAGAAGGCCCAACCAGCAATCTTAAGGTTCGTCAGGCTATGAATATCGCGATCAACCGTGATGCCATCAAGCAAGTTGTGATGCGCGGCCAGTCAGATCCAACCGGCGTGATCATGCCGCCCTTTGTGAATGGTTGGACAGAGGCGCTGAATGCCTACCCAACTTACGATATTGAAGCTGCAAAAGCATTGATGGCAGAAGCCGGCCTTGCGGATGGGTTTGATATTACGCTGAATTGCCCCAATGATCGCTACATTAACGATGAAGCCATCTGTCAAGCCGCTGTTGGGATGATGGGGCAGATTGGTATTAACGTGACCTTAGACGCCAAACCAAAAGCTCAGCATTTCCCAATCGCCAAAGGCGGCGAAGCGGATTTCTACATGCTAGGATGGGGCGTTCCAACGTTTGATTCACATTATATCTTTAACTATCTGGTGCATACACAAACCAATGATCGCGGATCATGGAACCCAACCGGATTTTCGGATGCTGATGTCGATGCGATGATTGCAAGCCTTGAATCTGAGACTGATTTGGCCAAGCGTGATGCAACGATCGCGTCTATTTGGAGCAAGGTTCAGGATGCACAAATGTATCTGCCGATCCATAACCAAGTGCTGAACTGGGGAATGAAAAGCAATATTGAATTTGCCGTACAGCCTGAAGATCAGCCGCATTTTCAATTCTTGAAAATGAACTAA